One window of Dyadobacter sandarakinus genomic DNA carries:
- a CDS encoding LytR/AlgR family response regulator transcription factor — MKILLIEDEKPAARRLAQLIKEKEPAAEILPALDTISAAAAWFAQNLPPDLVFLDIQLADGISFEIFEKVKVDAPVIFCTAYDQYAIRAFKHNSIDYLLKPVDPAELGHALDKFKAGRREPALSLDQLRDLLYAPVKSYKERFLVKMGERILTIETRDIAFFYSEDKVTLLQTSQGRKFTVDFTLDEIENMVAPERFFRLNRKYISAIQAIKDVFTYSNSRLKVILHDCPDQDILISREKMGSFKSWLGG; from the coding sequence ATGAAAATATTGTTGATTGAAGATGAAAAACCCGCTGCCCGCCGGCTTGCACAACTGATTAAGGAAAAGGAGCCTGCGGCCGAGATCCTGCCTGCGCTCGACACCATCAGCGCGGCCGCAGCCTGGTTTGCCCAAAACCTGCCCCCCGACCTCGTGTTTCTTGATATCCAGCTGGCAGATGGAATCAGCTTTGAAATTTTTGAAAAGGTGAAAGTGGATGCGCCTGTCATATTCTGCACCGCGTACGATCAGTATGCGATCAGGGCTTTTAAGCACAACAGCATCGATTACCTGCTCAAACCCGTAGACCCTGCCGAGCTCGGGCATGCCCTTGACAAGTTCAAAGCCGGCCGCAGGGAGCCTGCCCTGTCCCTTGACCAGCTCCGGGACCTGCTGTACGCGCCGGTAAAGAGCTATAAGGAACGATTTCTGGTCAAAATGGGCGAGCGTATCCTCACCATTGAAACCCGGGACATTGCATTTTTTTACAGTGAAGATAAAGTAACCCTCCTTCAGACCAGCCAGGGCCGGAAGTTCACGGTTGATTTTACCCTGGACGAAATCGAGAACATGGTCGCTCCCGAGCGGTTTTTCAGACTCAATCGTAAGTATATCAGCGCCATACAGGCAATTAAAGATGTGTTTACCTACTCCAACAGCCGGCTTAAAGTAATCTTGCACGACTGCCCCGACCAGGATATCCTGATCAGCCGCGAAAAAATGGGGAGCTTCAAAAGCTGGCTCGGCGGCTGA
- a CDS encoding sensor histidine kinase encodes MKVSSKGSRKFWNFSPGFLGINALVAAGITIVSEPSCLSSLSGMAAVADDFSISFLLSVALSYGGFLSESYFDERISWIQYPVRRLVTTCLVYFVYVFCTSFIIIFLYSLLIKERFTPGNIPWKDLVAWTWFPMQVAFVLSFIFISRSFLMEWKKAAIEAEQLKTEQLAQQYQSLKDQLNPHFLFNSLNVLSNLVYENQDTAARFIGQLSRIYRYVLDVQQEELVAVSREAGFAESYLSLQKMRFEDALQYRINVPETAGYLPPLSLQLLLENAIKHNIASSEQPLCIEISAEDGCLMVRNNLQMKTSQPNESAGIGLSNIRKRYELLSDKAIEIGNNDGYFTVRLPVLTRIYDKNSPVAQL; translated from the coding sequence ATGAAGGTATCCTCTAAAGGCTCGCGCAAGTTCTGGAATTTTTCACCTGGTTTTCTGGGGATCAATGCGCTGGTTGCAGCGGGTATTACCATTGTTTCGGAGCCTTCATGCCTGAGCAGCCTGAGCGGAATGGCTGCCGTAGCCGACGACTTTTCCATTTCTTTCCTGCTTTCAGTAGCACTGAGCTACGGCGGTTTCCTGTCGGAAAGTTATTTTGATGAACGTATTTCATGGATACAGTATCCGGTAAGAAGACTCGTCACGACCTGCCTGGTGTACTTCGTTTATGTTTTCTGCACCAGTTTTATAATCATCTTTCTTTACTCACTCCTTATCAAGGAGCGGTTCACGCCTGGCAACATTCCCTGGAAGGATCTCGTCGCGTGGACCTGGTTTCCCATGCAGGTTGCCTTCGTATTGTCATTCATTTTCATCAGCCGTTCATTTTTAATGGAATGGAAAAAGGCCGCTATCGAAGCCGAACAACTCAAAACGGAGCAGCTGGCCCAGCAGTACCAGTCGCTCAAAGACCAGCTGAACCCGCACTTCCTTTTTAATTCGCTGAACGTGCTGAGCAATCTGGTGTACGAAAATCAGGATACGGCGGCAAGGTTCATCGGCCAGCTTTCGAGGATTTACAGGTACGTGCTCGACGTACAACAGGAAGAGCTGGTAGCGGTAAGCCGGGAAGCCGGTTTTGCGGAGAGCTATCTTTCTCTGCAGAAGATGCGGTTTGAAGATGCATTACAATACCGGATCAACGTGCCGGAAACTGCAGGGTACCTTCCCCCGCTTTCCCTGCAGCTATTGCTGGAAAATGCGATCAAACACAACATTGCGTCATCTGAACAGCCTTTGTGCATTGAAATCAGTGCGGAGGATGGCTGCCTGATGGTGCGTAACAACCTGCAGATGAAAACCAGCCAGCCAAATGAATCCGCCGGGATCGGGCTTTCTAACATCCGCAAGCGCTACGAGCTGCTGAGTGACAAAGCCATTGAAATCGGAAACAATGACGGTTATTTTACAGTCAGACTTCCGGTACTTACCCGCATTTACGACAAGAATTCCCCTGTTGCGCAGCTATGA
- a CDS encoding AAA domain-containing protein: MTYFKNLSDLLKVEREEDRQSYLRLTETSSVSDRRAGGLTWYPIAIRGQEMSRGDYLTVEVERTTHQDVPHQLRFGVPAALFSNHDPKTDRVEGVISHLSGNRLKITLRTDELPEWSRQGKLGIDLLFDDNSYDEMQNAVKAAGELLEKEKEGRLIRILTGQDAPAFDLQNNNTNIPALNSSQWSAVDKILAARDLAIVHGPPGTGKTTTLVQAIKKLWERDRKQILVVAPSNTAVDLLSEKLTDAGLNVLRVGNPVRVSERLMSLTLDSRMADHQMNKDIKKLKKQASEFKNMAHKYKRNFGKSERDQRKALFDEAHRIMKDVGQMEQHIIDDVVSRSQVITATLVGANHYTVRNLRYNTVVIDEAGQALEPACWIPILKAEKVILAGDHFQLPPTIKSPEAARAGLSTTLLEKCAILHTEAVTLLEEQYRMNEAIMGFSSREFYGNRLKAHASVATRTLFPGDAPLAFIDTAGCGYDEQLQGTSSVNPDEAAFLLRHLSGQVRDADHALKNKDGEFPSVAVISPYKEQVNLLRSGLANFPELTAKGDHISVNTIDSFQGQERDVVYISMVRSNSEGEIGFLSDIRRMNVAMTRARKKLVVIGDSATLGRFPFYSDFITYAEGIDAYHSAWEFADL; the protein is encoded by the coding sequence ATGACCTATTTCAAGAATCTTTCAGACCTGCTCAAAGTAGAGCGGGAGGAGGACAGGCAATCGTACCTGCGCCTGACCGAAACTTCCTCAGTGAGCGACCGCCGTGCGGGCGGACTTACCTGGTACCCAATTGCGATCCGTGGCCAGGAAATGAGCCGGGGTGACTACCTGACCGTGGAAGTGGAGCGTACCACCCACCAGGATGTTCCGCATCAGCTGCGCTTTGGTGTTCCGGCAGCCCTTTTTTCCAATCACGATCCCAAGACAGATCGTGTGGAAGGTGTTATCTCCCATTTGAGCGGCAACAGGCTTAAAATCACACTCCGTACAGACGAGCTGCCCGAGTGGTCGCGTCAGGGCAAACTGGGTATTGACCTGCTCTTTGACGACAATAGTTATGATGAGATGCAAAATGCCGTGAAGGCGGCAGGTGAACTTCTGGAAAAAGAAAAAGAAGGAAGGCTCATCCGCATCCTCACCGGCCAGGATGCTCCTGCATTTGATCTGCAAAACAACAACACAAATATTCCCGCACTCAATAGTTCTCAATGGTCGGCAGTGGATAAGATACTGGCTGCCCGGGACCTGGCGATTGTGCACGGCCCGCCCGGAACCGGCAAAACGACCACGCTGGTGCAAGCGATTAAAAAGTTGTGGGAACGTGACAGAAAACAGATCCTGGTGGTGGCGCCCAGCAATACGGCCGTAGACCTGCTGAGTGAAAAACTCACCGACGCCGGCTTGAATGTACTGCGGGTAGGCAACCCGGTGCGGGTGTCAGAGCGGCTGATGTCGCTTACGCTCGACAGCCGCATGGCAGACCATCAGATGAACAAGGATATCAAAAAGCTGAAAAAGCAGGCATCCGAATTCAAGAACATGGCCCATAAGTACAAGCGTAATTTCGGGAAGTCGGAGCGCGACCAGCGCAAGGCATTGTTTGATGAGGCGCACAGGATTATGAAGGATGTGGGCCAGATGGAGCAGCATATTATTGATGATGTTGTGTCCCGCTCGCAGGTGATCACCGCTACGCTTGTCGGTGCCAATCATTATACCGTACGAAACCTCCGTTACAATACCGTCGTGATCGATGAGGCCGGGCAGGCGCTTGAACCGGCCTGCTGGATTCCGATCCTGAAAGCTGAAAAAGTAATACTTGCCGGAGACCATTTTCAGCTGCCGCCCACCATCAAGTCGCCCGAAGCGGCACGTGCCGGGCTGAGTACCACCCTGCTTGAAAAGTGCGCGATACTGCACACAGAGGCAGTGACCTTGCTCGAAGAGCAATACCGGATGAATGAGGCGATTATGGGATTTTCGTCCAGGGAATTTTATGGAAACAGGCTCAAAGCACATGCATCGGTGGCTACCCGGACTTTGTTCCCCGGCGATGCACCGCTTGCCTTTATTGATACTGCCGGCTGCGGCTACGATGAGCAGCTGCAAGGTACCAGCTCCGTGAATCCCGACGAGGCAGCTTTCCTGCTCAGACATCTCTCGGGCCAGGTGCGGGATGCGGATCATGCATTGAAAAACAAAGACGGGGAGTTTCCGTCGGTGGCGGTGATTTCGCCTTACAAGGAACAGGTTAATTTGCTCAGGTCGGGGCTGGCGAACTTCCCGGAACTGACGGCCAAAGGTGACCACATTTCCGTGAATACCATCGACAGCTTTCAGGGGCAGGAGCGTGATGTGGTGTACATCAGCATGGTCAGAAGTAACAGTGAAGGTGAAATCGGGTTTTTGTCGGACATACGCCGCATGAATGTTGCCATGACCCGCGCGCGGAAGAAGCTGGTGGTCATCGGGGATAGTGCTACGCTGGGCAGGTTTCCTTTTTACAGTGATTTTATCACCTATGCCGAAGGTATCGATGCGTACCACAGTGCCTGGGAATTTGCAGATTTGTGA
- a CDS encoding multidrug effflux MFS transporter, whose product MSRKTYVFLILILGSLTALAPFSIDMYLPGFPAIAKDLHTTSAKVSLSLSGFFIGVSLGQLLYGPLLDRFGRKKPLFIGLTVYILASAGCAVSNSIETLILMRVIQAVGSCAASVASVAMVRDLFPVSESPKVFSLLLLVVGASPMIAPTVGGYVTSAFGWHAVFIILTGMGVAILLATVLWLPDTYKPDLTMSLRPAPILKNFLSVVREPQFYTYSLAGAVAFAGLFAYVSGSPLVFMEVFHTDEKVYGWIFAFLSVGFIGSSQLNTWLLRRFRSEQIVHVALICQVLIGFSFLATALSGMLTLPVLIVFLFLFLCCIGYTFPNASALSLAPFTRNAGSASALMGAFQMGMGTLISIVISLFEVPSAIPMVTGMAVSALLALIILTLGKRNITNLVSVSEDAGAGVMH is encoded by the coding sequence ATGTCCCGGAAAACTTACGTATTTTTAATCCTGATCCTGGGCAGCCTCACAGCCCTTGCCCCATTTTCCATTGATATGTACCTGCCGGGTTTTCCGGCTATTGCCAAAGATCTGCACACCACGTCGGCCAAAGTGTCCCTATCCTTGTCCGGCTTTTTCATCGGCGTCTCGCTGGGCCAGTTGCTTTATGGTCCGCTGCTGGATCGTTTCGGCCGGAAAAAACCCTTGTTTATTGGTCTGACGGTGTATATACTGGCTTCGGCAGGCTGCGCAGTAAGTAACAGCATTGAGACGCTGATCCTGATGCGGGTCATACAGGCGGTCGGTAGTTGTGCGGCTTCGGTTGCCTCGGTGGCGATGGTACGGGACCTTTTCCCGGTGAGTGAAAGTCCGAAAGTTTTTTCGCTCTTGCTGCTGGTGGTGGGAGCATCGCCCATGATTGCACCTACGGTAGGCGGGTATGTTACTTCGGCATTTGGCTGGCATGCGGTATTTATCATTCTCACGGGAATGGGCGTGGCGATCCTGCTGGCTACGGTACTCTGGCTGCCCGATACCTATAAACCCGATCTCACCATGTCTCTGCGGCCTGCTCCCATATTAAAGAACTTTCTGAGTGTTGTGCGCGAGCCGCAATTTTATACCTATTCACTGGCCGGTGCAGTAGCATTTGCAGGTTTATTTGCTTACGTATCCGGTTCGCCTCTGGTGTTCATGGAGGTTTTCCATACCGACGAGAAAGTTTACGGGTGGATCTTTGCATTCCTTTCGGTCGGCTTTATCGGGTCGAGCCAGCTGAACACCTGGCTGCTGCGCCGGTTCAGGAGCGAGCAGATCGTGCATGTGGCGCTGATTTGCCAGGTACTGATCGGGTTTTCGTTCCTGGCTACCGCATTAAGCGGGATGCTCACATTGCCTGTGCTAATTGTGTTCCTGTTCCTTTTCCTTTGCTGCATTGGCTATACATTCCCCAATGCATCCGCATTGTCACTGGCCCCTTTCACCCGCAATGCCGGCAGCGCATCGGCTTTGATGGGTGCATTCCAAATGGGAATGGGTACGCTGATTTCAATTGTAATCAGCCTTTTCGAAGTGCCCAGCGCGATTCCTATGGTTACAGGTATGGCCGTGTCCGCTTTACTCGCCCTCATCATTCTTACGCTCGGCAAGCGAAATATCACCAATCTTGTATCTGTATCGGAAGATGCCGGTGCAGGGGTAATGCATTGA
- the ligD gene encoding non-homologous end-joining DNA ligase, with amino-acid sequence MKKEAELTHLDKVYWPEEQITKGELLEYYANIAPYILPYLKNRPLSMRRNPNGITEPSFFQKDVGDSAPDWVKTFAIEAESTGKMVHYMVCNDVQTLLYAANLGCIEMNPWNSTISKLDYPDYIVMDIDPSDKNTFDDVVDVALVIKEIMDQTGIEGFCKTSGSSGLHVYIPFHKKYTFDESRDFAEILARMVTERLPKLTTLERSLSKRKKNQIYVDFLQNRIAQTLACAYSARPKPGATVSAPLEWKEVKHGLRPTDFTIKNMADRVKQKGDLFKGVLGKGMDMQKVLAKLESLSEG; translated from the coding sequence ATGAAAAAGGAAGCGGAACTTACCCACCTGGACAAGGTTTACTGGCCGGAAGAGCAAATCACGAAAGGTGAGCTACTGGAATATTACGCCAATATCGCGCCCTACATCCTGCCCTACCTCAAAAACCGTCCGCTCTCCATGCGTCGCAACCCCAATGGTATTACGGAGCCCAGCTTTTTTCAGAAAGATGTGGGCGATTCAGCACCCGACTGGGTGAAGACATTTGCCATTGAGGCCGAATCAACGGGTAAAATGGTGCATTATATGGTTTGCAATGACGTACAAACGCTCCTGTATGCCGCGAACCTGGGCTGCATAGAAATGAACCCGTGGAACTCCACAATCAGCAAGCTGGACTATCCCGACTACATTGTTATGGATATAGACCCGTCGGATAAAAACACCTTTGATGATGTGGTTGACGTGGCTTTGGTGATCAAAGAAATCATGGATCAGACTGGCATAGAGGGTTTTTGTAAAACATCCGGGTCCAGCGGCTTGCATGTGTACATTCCTTTTCATAAAAAATACACCTTTGATGAAAGCCGTGACTTTGCAGAAATCCTGGCCCGGATGGTTACTGAAAGGCTCCCCAAACTGACGACACTGGAGCGGTCACTTTCCAAAAGAAAGAAGAACCAGATTTACGTCGATTTCCTGCAAAACCGCATTGCCCAGACGCTTGCCTGCGCCTATAGTGCCCGGCCCAAACCCGGTGCGACGGTATCCGCTCCGCTGGAATGGAAAGAAGTAAAACATGGCCTGAGACCCACCGACTTTACCATCAAAAACATGGCGGACCGGGTGAAGCAAAAAGGGGATCTTTTTAAAGGTGTGCTGGGCAAAGGCATGGATATGCAAAAGGTCCTGGCCAAACTCGAATCACTCAGTGAAGGGTAA
- the nfi gene encoding deoxyribonuclease V (cleaves DNA at apurinic or apyrimidinic sites) has protein sequence MPVTPSENPNIPSSAYDSLSIPEATRVQESLRGRIDLNPMRSGIRTIAGADISLSLYSQTVFAGIVVLSFPEMRVLSYSLVQGTARFPYVPGYLAFREVPTIMEAWEQLPEKPDVIMFDGNGILHARRMGIASHFGVLADCITMGCAKKKLAGKFDEPGEGRGQFSEVIDKGDTIGFALRTKERVKPVFISPGHGMSLEDSLNIAMQSVGKYRLPEPTRRAHEHVNLFRTGALPAGYHKVDTLTLF, from the coding sequence GTGCCAGTAACACCTTCTGAAAATCCGAATATACCTTCCTCGGCATACGACAGCCTGAGCATACCCGAGGCCACCCGCGTTCAGGAAAGCCTGCGCGGACGCATAGACCTGAATCCCATGCGCAGCGGCATCCGGACGATTGCCGGAGCGGATATTTCGCTTTCACTTTACAGTCAGACGGTTTTTGCCGGCATTGTCGTACTCAGCTTTCCCGAAATGCGGGTGCTTTCGTACTCGCTGGTACAGGGTACGGCGCGGTTTCCGTATGTGCCGGGCTACCTGGCTTTCAGGGAGGTGCCCACCATTATGGAAGCCTGGGAGCAGCTGCCCGAAAAGCCTGACGTCATCATGTTTGACGGAAACGGGATTTTGCATGCGCGGCGCATGGGCATCGCATCGCACTTTGGGGTGCTGGCGGATTGCATTACCATGGGTTGTGCCAAAAAGAAACTCGCAGGTAAGTTTGATGAGCCGGGCGAGGGCAGGGGACAGTTCTCAGAAGTGATCGACAAAGGAGATACCATTGGATTTGCCCTGCGCACGAAGGAGCGGGTCAAGCCTGTTTTTATTTCGCCCGGGCATGGTATGAGCCTGGAAGACAGCCTGAATATTGCCATGCAGAGCGTCGGCAAGTATCGCCTGCCCGAACCTACCCGCCGTGCACACGAGCACGTGAATCTGTTCAGGACAGGCGCTTTACCGGCCGGCTACCATAAGGTGGATACCCTTACTTTGTTTTAA
- the ku gene encoding non-homologous end joining protein Ku, producing MRAIWSGAIGFGLVNIPVKLFSATQAAELDLDMLDKKDHANIKYQRVNANTGREVDWDNIVRGFKVDDEYVIVEESDFEKASPEKTKIIEIQEFVEERDIDTIYYETPYYLQPEKSGAKPYALLREALKKTKKCGLGTYVLRNRESLVLIKAVGDLLILNKIRFQDEIRDTDELNIPEVTIKPAEMDMAVQLIKQLTTDFDISNYKDTYNENLLKLIMAKAKGKKPVGPKMKVVHSKSRDLMAQLKESLAAPKRKAS from the coding sequence ATGAGAGCGATATGGTCAGGGGCCATCGGATTTGGCCTTGTTAATATTCCCGTCAAACTTTTTAGTGCCACGCAGGCCGCGGAACTGGACCTGGACATGCTGGACAAAAAGGATCACGCCAACATCAAGTACCAGCGCGTTAACGCCAATACGGGCCGGGAGGTGGACTGGGACAATATTGTGCGCGGCTTTAAGGTAGACGATGAGTACGTGATCGTGGAAGAGAGCGACTTTGAAAAAGCCAGTCCCGAAAAAACCAAGATCATTGAGATCCAGGAATTTGTGGAAGAGCGCGACATTGATACCATTTATTACGAAACGCCCTACTACCTGCAGCCCGAAAAGTCGGGCGCCAAGCCTTACGCCCTGCTGCGGGAAGCATTGAAAAAGACAAAGAAATGCGGGCTGGGTACGTATGTGCTCCGTAACCGGGAAAGCTTGGTACTGATCAAAGCCGTGGGAGACCTGCTGATTCTCAATAAAATCCGGTTCCAGGATGAGATCCGCGATACCGACGAGCTCAATATTCCGGAGGTGACCATCAAACCCGCTGAAATGGACATGGCAGTGCAGCTGATCAAGCAGTTGACTACGGATTTCGACATTTCAAACTATAAGGATACCTACAATGAAAACCTGCTTAAACTGATCATGGCGAAGGCAAAAGGCAAGAAGCCGGTCGGTCCGAAAATGAAGGTGGTGCATTCAAAAAGCCGCGATCTGATGGCCCAGCTCAAAGAGAGCCTGGCTGCGCCCAAACGCAAGGCATCCTAG
- a CDS encoding glycoside hydrolase family 18 protein, translating into MQLSILLKKCRPYALALSLTPFLLTTACQSEKKEQAETTDSTRKPVVIGYVGGFHGLLKTENIQANKLTHINYAFVDVKEGKAFLSNEKTDSTNFRKLNLLKQTNPELKILISIGGWAWSENFSDAVLTDSSRKKFAESSVAIIRKYKLDGVDIDWEYPGMPGEEGNVYRPEDKQNFTLMFEAIRKELDVFEKESGQKKLLTTAVAGFIPFLNVTEMGKAQEYLDYVNLMTYDLFQGDTVVHHAPLYKSKLYNAAHGGDNTVKAFEAAGVPAEKLVMGLPFYGRMFKVAKLEKGLGQKQVSQRYVDGYTFIKDSLVNKQGFKEFRDDVAKVPYLVNEKTGEILSYEDETSVKEKCRYVLDHKLGGVMFWEYDSDSKNYLLNAIDESIKTK; encoded by the coding sequence ATGCAGCTTTCAATACTTTTGAAAAAATGCCGCCCCTATGCACTGGCATTGTCCCTGACCCCGTTTCTGCTCACAACTGCCTGCCAATCCGAAAAGAAAGAACAAGCCGAGACTACCGATAGTACCCGCAAGCCGGTGGTGATCGGGTATGTAGGAGGTTTTCACGGTTTGCTGAAAACCGAAAACATCCAGGCCAACAAGCTCACACACATCAATTATGCTTTTGTTGATGTGAAGGAAGGCAAGGCTTTCCTCTCCAATGAAAAGACAGATTCTACCAACTTCAGAAAGCTGAACCTGCTGAAACAAACCAATCCTGAGCTTAAAATCCTGATTTCCATCGGCGGCTGGGCGTGGAGCGAAAACTTTTCCGATGCCGTACTGACCGACTCGTCGCGGAAGAAATTTGCGGAAAGCTCCGTCGCAATCATCCGGAAGTACAAGCTGGACGGTGTGGATATTGATTGGGAGTATCCCGGCATGCCCGGCGAAGAAGGCAACGTATACCGTCCCGAGGACAAGCAGAACTTCACACTGATGTTTGAGGCAATCCGTAAGGAGCTCGACGTATTTGAAAAAGAAAGCGGGCAGAAGAAGCTGCTTACTACCGCAGTAGCCGGCTTTATCCCATTCCTGAACGTAACCGAAATGGGCAAGGCTCAGGAGTATCTTGACTATGTGAACCTGATGACCTACGACCTTTTCCAGGGTGACACCGTGGTGCACCATGCTCCCTTGTACAAAAGCAAGTTATACAATGCCGCACATGGAGGCGACAATACCGTGAAGGCATTTGAAGCTGCGGGTGTACCTGCGGAAAAGCTGGTGATGGGACTTCCTTTTTACGGACGGATGTTTAAAGTAGCGAAACTGGAAAAGGGACTGGGACAAAAACAGGTTTCCCAGCGCTACGTGGACGGCTATACTTTTATCAAGGACAGCCTTGTAAACAAGCAGGGTTTCAAGGAGTTCAGGGACGATGTGGCAAAGGTGCCTTACCTTGTCAATGAAAAAACCGGCGAGATCCTGAGCTACGAGGACGAGACTTCCGTGAAAGAAAAGTGCCGCTACGTGCTGGATCACAAGCTGGGCGGCGTCATGTTCTGGGAGTATGACTCTGACTCCAAAAATTACCTGCTCAATGCCATCGACGAATCCATTAAAACAAAGTAA
- a CDS encoding TonB-dependent receptor, protein MKAFCTALLLLYAFISAAQTRVSGKVTDPKGRPVPGANIFFKGSYDGTSSDEDGSFTLVTDLAGAQLLTVQALGFEVRETRVMCGGQPVVLTFILTESISMLHAVTITAGAMEASDEKKSVVLKPLDIVTTSGAIGDITAALLTLPGTSTVGNDGRLFVRGGDASETAIYIDGLLAGNAFGSTIANVPTRTRFSPNLFKGSYFSTGGYSAEYGQALSSALALSTIDLPLRNQGDLSIMSVGGGYTHTLTGARRALTASANYYNLAPYQSVVRQHFDWEQSPVNWDSEISFRQKWGNASRSRAGILKVYYHTEGNRMTIWQKIPGEEGRGDRTGMHNRYNYGNVSFRQTAGRGWTLYGGGAFSRNHDAYALNDLKVRQVNQLGHAKLVTIKDFSPRLSIKNGLEGFIRAYSERLVNEQRQRAYTDRQVHHFTEATYYFSNHLVIAGGLRGGYSSLARQYWLTPRLSLAYSLHEAGQLSLAAGAFRQLPEEKLRIAATNLGNTAARHYILNYFLIKNSRTFRAEAFYKIYDKLVTFEGTSAAPQNLRLSGFGYARGADFFFRDKKTWKNTDYWVTYSYIDSKRRFASYQSPVRPSFAPRHNGSVVVKRFVPRLKSQLGASWSWNSGYPYSNPNLAGEMQQTTKAYSDLSLSWSYLPRPNVIVHLACSNVLGRTNIFGYRYAAAPDTDGTYASLPVGQGASRFAFAAIFITFSKDKNANQLNNL, encoded by the coding sequence ATGAAAGCCTTCTGCACTGCCCTGCTCCTGTTATATGCCTTTATTTCAGCAGCCCAAACCCGGGTTTCCGGCAAGGTTACCGATCCCAAAGGCAGACCGGTTCCGGGGGCTAACATATTCTTCAAAGGCTCCTACGATGGAACTTCGTCAGACGAAGACGGAAGCTTTACATTGGTAACCGACCTGGCCGGTGCACAGCTTCTTACCGTGCAGGCACTGGGGTTTGAAGTGCGGGAAACCCGTGTGATGTGTGGCGGACAACCTGTGGTACTCACATTCATCCTCACCGAAAGTATCAGCATGCTCCATGCGGTGACCATTACCGCAGGCGCCATGGAGGCCAGCGATGAGAAAAAATCGGTGGTACTGAAACCCCTGGACATCGTGACCACCTCCGGAGCCATCGGCGATATTACGGCTGCGCTGCTCACCCTGCCCGGTACTTCCACCGTAGGAAATGACGGGCGGCTGTTTGTGCGCGGGGGTGATGCCTCTGAAACGGCCATTTACATCGACGGCCTGCTGGCCGGCAATGCATTTGGCAGCACGATCGCCAATGTACCAACCCGCACAAGATTCAGCCCCAATCTGTTCAAAGGATCGTATTTCAGTACAGGAGGATATTCAGCGGAATACGGCCAGGCATTGTCCTCGGCCCTGGCACTCAGCACCATCGACCTGCCCCTGCGCAACCAGGGCGACCTGAGCATCATGTCGGTAGGCGGCGGCTACACGCATACCCTCACCGGAGCCAGACGGGCACTTACGGCCTCGGCCAACTACTATAACCTGGCCCCTTACCAGTCGGTGGTCAGGCAGCATTTTGATTGGGAACAAAGCCCGGTAAATTGGGATTCGGAAATTTCATTCAGACAAAAGTGGGGCAACGCGTCCCGCAGCAGGGCTGGTATTCTGAAAGTCTATTACCACACGGAAGGAAACCGGATGACCATCTGGCAGAAGATACCGGGTGAGGAGGGGCGCGGCGATCGTACGGGCATGCACAATCGGTACAATTACGGGAATGTCTCATTTCGGCAAACCGCCGGCCGTGGCTGGACGCTTTATGGAGGAGGCGCATTTTCGCGCAACCACGATGCCTATGCATTGAATGACCTGAAAGTGCGGCAGGTAAACCAGCTCGGCCATGCCAAACTGGTCACTATCAAAGATTTTTCACCCAGGCTCTCCATCAAAAATGGCCTGGAAGGATTCATCCGGGCATATTCTGAAAGATTGGTAAACGAGCAGCGGCAGCGGGCCTATACGGATCGGCAGGTGCATCATTTTACTGAGGCTACCTACTATTTCAGCAACCATCTGGTGATAGCCGGAGGACTCAGGGGCGGGTACAGCTCCCTGGCACGCCAGTACTGGCTTACTCCCCGCCTGTCGCTGGCGTACAGCCTGCACGAGGCCGGACAGCTTTCCCTGGCAGCGGGTGCGTTCCGCCAGCTCCCGGAAGAAAAACTGCGCATAGCAGCCACAAACCTCGGAAACACCGCCGCCCGGCATTATATCCTCAATTACTTCCTGATCAAAAACAGCCGGACATTCCGGGCCGAGGCATTTTACAAAATTTACGACAAGCTGGTGACCTTTGAAGGGACCTCCGCAGCTCCGCAAAACCTCCGGCTCAGCGGTTTTGGCTATGCACGGGGTGCCGACTTCTTTTTTCGTGATAAAAAAACATGGAAGAACACCGATTACTGGGTCACATACAGCTACATCGACAGTAAACGCAGGTTTGCGTCCTACCAGTCGCCTGTCCGTCCGTCGTTTGCGCCGCGGCACAATGGTTCGGTGGTGGTCAAGCGCTTTGTACCGCGCCTGAAATCACAGCTTGGTGCGTCGTGGTCGTGGAACAGCGGCTACCCCTATTCCAATCCAAATCTTGCGGGTGAAATGCAGCAGACAACCAAAGCATACAGCGACCTGAGTCTGAGCTGGAGTTATCTGCCGCGTCCCAACGTCATCGTGCACCTGGCCTGCTCCAACGTCCTCGGCCGCACCAATATTTTCGGGTACCGGTATGCGGCCGCACCCGATACGGACGGGACATACGCCAGCCTGCCGGTGGGCCAGGGAGCGAGCCGGTTTGCATTTGCGGCCATTTTCATCACGTTTTCAAAAGACAAAAATGCCAATCAGCTGAACAACCTGTAA